A portion of the Streptomyces platensis genome contains these proteins:
- a CDS encoding MDR family MFS transporter — translation MGKSRHATPTGDGKTSAVKARPDAAPGKGQEKQPASVRMVLFALMIAMLLAMLDNMIVGTAMPTIVGELGGLEHLSWVVTAYTLATAASTPIWGKLGDMYGRKGVFLTSIVIFLIGSALSGMAQDMGQLIGFRAVQGLGAGGLMVGVMAIIGDLIPPRERGKYQGMMAGVMAVAMIGGPLVGGSITDHLGWRWSFYINLPLGAIALIMVTAVLHLPKKRSQTRIDYVGAALLTVGITSLVLITTWGGTEYDWLSSQIIGLGVLGVVALALFVVVERKVSEPVLPLHIFRNRNFSLVTLIGFLVGFVMFGSMTFLPLFQQTVQGASATNSGLLLLPMLLAMMAVSLFAGRVTTKTGKYKVFVVVGGGLITAGLTLLSLMDTDTTRFTSGVYMAVLGAGMGFLMQTTMLIAQNSVEMKDMGVGSSSATLFRTIGGSFGVAILGAIFTHQVQATMVERIGKAGEKMTSGGAQMDPKGLAQLPPMIKDAYSHAVATGTHHVFLWAAVISIAGFAAAWFLKEVPLRGAPTTPAENPQSKDAPADRIAVPESV, via the coding sequence ATGGGGAAGTCGCGTCATGCGACCCCGACGGGGGACGGAAAGACCTCGGCCGTGAAGGCCAGACCGGACGCAGCGCCGGGCAAGGGGCAGGAAAAACAGCCGGCCAGCGTGCGGATGGTGCTCTTCGCGCTGATGATCGCGATGCTGCTCGCGATGCTGGACAACATGATCGTCGGCACTGCGATGCCGACCATCGTCGGTGAACTGGGCGGACTGGAACATCTGTCCTGGGTGGTCACCGCGTACACGCTCGCCACCGCCGCCTCGACACCGATCTGGGGCAAGCTCGGCGACATGTACGGACGCAAGGGCGTCTTCCTCACCTCCATCGTGATCTTCCTGATCGGCTCCGCACTCTCCGGCATGGCGCAGGACATGGGGCAGCTGATCGGCTTCCGCGCCGTCCAGGGCCTGGGCGCCGGCGGTCTGATGGTCGGCGTCATGGCGATCATCGGCGATCTGATTCCGCCGCGGGAGCGCGGCAAGTACCAGGGCATGATGGCCGGCGTCATGGCCGTCGCCATGATCGGCGGGCCGCTGGTCGGCGGCAGCATCACCGACCACCTGGGCTGGCGCTGGAGCTTCTACATCAACCTGCCGCTCGGCGCGATTGCGCTGATCATGGTCACCGCGGTGCTGCATCTGCCGAAGAAGCGGTCGCAGACCCGGATCGACTACGTCGGCGCCGCGCTGCTCACCGTCGGCATCACCTCATTGGTGCTGATCACCACCTGGGGCGGCACCGAGTACGACTGGCTGTCGAGCCAGATCATCGGCCTCGGCGTCCTCGGCGTGGTCGCGCTCGCCCTCTTCGTGGTCGTCGAGCGCAAGGTCAGCGAGCCGGTGCTGCCGCTGCACATCTTCCGCAACCGCAACTTCTCGCTCGTCACGCTCATCGGCTTCCTGGTCGGCTTCGTGATGTTCGGGTCGATGACCTTCCTGCCGCTGTTCCAGCAGACCGTGCAGGGCGCCTCGGCCACCAACTCCGGTCTGCTGCTGCTGCCGATGCTGCTGGCCATGATGGCGGTGTCGCTGTTCGCGGGCCGGGTCACGACCAAGACCGGCAAGTACAAGGTCTTCGTGGTGGTCGGCGGCGGGCTGATCACCGCCGGTCTGACCCTGCTGTCCCTGATGGACACCGACACCACGCGCTTCACCTCGGGTGTCTACATGGCGGTGCTCGGCGCCGGTATGGGCTTCCTCATGCAGACCACGATGCTGATCGCGCAGAACAGCGTCGAGATGAAGGACATGGGCGTCGGCTCGTCCTCGGCCACCCTCTTCCGTACGATCGGCGGCTCCTTCGGCGTCGCCATCCTCGGCGCGATCTTCACCCACCAGGTGCAGGCCACGATGGTCGAACGGATCGGCAAGGCCGGCGAGAAGATGACCAGCGGCGGCGCCCAGATGGACCCGAAGGGTCTGGCCCAGCTCCCGCCGATGATCAAGGACGCCTACTCGCACGCGGTCGCCACCGGCACCCACCACGTCTTCCTGTGGGCCGCAGTGATCAGCATCGCCGGCTTCGCCGCCGCCTGGTTCCTCAAGGAGGTCCCCCTCCGCGGCGCCCCGACCACCCCGGCGGAGAACCCGCAGAGCAAGGACGCCCCCGCCGACCGAATAGCGGTCCCCGAGTCCGTCTGA
- the cseC gene encoding two-component system sensor histidine kinase CseC, translated as MVRLALRTGLRWKLSAAIALVGALVAIALSLVVHNAARHSMLDNSRDVQIERLNFTQKIFESTNRLQFGAKIDDPSLPPPLRDEVAKNKRATYLQDTGQTAPEVWAASPLSNGRVLSVHDSFPDRFAVLDDLDQALVIGSTAVVVGGCALGVLVGGRLSKRLRKAAAAAGKLADGDTSVRIRDEVGIGRVRDETDDLAWAVDAMSDALQERIEAERRVTADIAHELRTPVTGLLTAAELLPPGRPSELVRDRAQALRTLVEDVLEVARLDGHAERAELQDVVLGEFVARRVRALDPDIVVDVVREADVTTDPRRLERILGNLIANAARHGRPPIEVTVEGRVLRVRDHGPGFPEALLREGPSRFRTGSSDRAGRGHGLGLTIAAGQARVLGARLTFRNADELTDGSTGAVSVLWLPENAPTNTGSFPVIQLPER; from the coding sequence GTGGTCAGACTGGCCCTGCGGACGGGGCTGCGATGGAAGCTCAGCGCCGCGATCGCGCTCGTCGGAGCACTGGTCGCGATCGCGCTGAGCCTTGTCGTGCACAACGCCGCCCGGCATTCCATGCTCGACAACAGCCGGGATGTGCAGATCGAGCGGCTCAACTTCACGCAGAAGATCTTCGAGTCCACCAACAGGCTCCAGTTCGGCGCGAAGATCGATGATCCGTCGCTGCCGCCGCCGCTGCGTGACGAGGTCGCCAAGAACAAGCGCGCCACCTATCTCCAGGACACCGGGCAGACCGCCCCCGAGGTGTGGGCGGCGTCCCCGCTCAGCAACGGCCGGGTGCTGTCCGTCCACGACAGTTTCCCGGACCGCTTCGCCGTCCTGGACGATCTGGACCAGGCGCTGGTGATCGGCTCGACCGCGGTGGTGGTCGGCGGCTGTGCGCTGGGGGTACTGGTCGGCGGGCGGCTCTCCAAGCGGCTGCGCAAGGCGGCCGCGGCGGCCGGCAAGCTCGCCGACGGCGACACCTCGGTCCGTATCCGCGACGAGGTCGGCATCGGCCGGGTGCGGGACGAGACCGATGATCTGGCGTGGGCCGTGGACGCCATGTCGGACGCCCTGCAGGAGCGGATCGAGGCCGAGCGGCGGGTCACCGCCGATATCGCGCATGAGCTGCGCACTCCGGTCACCGGTCTGCTGACCGCCGCCGAGCTGCTGCCGCCGGGCCGCCCGTCCGAGCTGGTGCGCGACCGGGCGCAGGCGCTGCGCACCCTGGTCGAGGACGTGCTGGAGGTGGCGCGGCTCGACGGCCATGCGGAGCGCGCCGAGCTCCAGGACGTGGTGCTCGGGGAGTTCGTGGCGCGGCGGGTGCGGGCCCTGGACCCGGACATCGTCGTCGACGTCGTACGGGAAGCCGATGTCACCACCGATCCGCGCCGGCTGGAGCGGATCCTCGGCAATCTCATCGCCAACGCGGCCCGGCACGGCCGGCCGCCGATCGAGGTCACCGTCGAGGGCCGGGTGCTGCGGGTGCGCGACCACGGTCCGGGTTTCCCCGAGGCGCTGTTGCGGGAGGGCCCGAGCCGGTTCCGTACGGGCAGCAGCGACCGGGCGGGCCGCGGTCACGGGCTGGGGCTGACGATCGCGGCCGGTCAGGCCCGGGTGCTGGGTGCCCGCCTGACGTTCCGCAACGCGGATGAGCTCACGGATGGTTCGACGGGGGCGGTGTCCGTTCTCTGGCTGCCGGAGAACGCTCCTACCAATACGGGGAGCTTTCCGGTTATTCAGCTTCCGGAGCGGTAG
- the cseB gene encoding two-component system response regulator CseB: protein MAETHVLFVEDDDVIREATQLALERDGFVVTAMPDGLAGLEAFRANRPDIALLDVMVPGLDGVSLCRRIRDESTVPVIMLSARADSIDVVLGLEAGADDYVTKPFDGAVLVARIRAVLRRFGHASGPDRGGAAAAEADDPAEAVLRFGDLEVDTEGMEVRKGGRNVALTPTEMRLLLEFSNAPGTVLSRDRLLERVWDYGWGGDTRVVDVHVQRLRGKIGQDRIETVRGFGYKLRG, encoded by the coding sequence ATGGCCGAGACCCATGTGCTCTTCGTCGAGGACGATGACGTCATCCGCGAGGCCACGCAGCTCGCTCTGGAGCGGGACGGCTTCGTGGTCACCGCGATGCCCGACGGGCTCGCGGGGCTGGAGGCGTTCCGCGCCAACCGTCCGGACATCGCCCTGCTCGATGTGATGGTGCCGGGGCTGGACGGCGTCAGCCTGTGCCGGCGGATCCGCGACGAGTCGACGGTGCCCGTCATCATGCTGTCGGCGCGTGCCGATTCCATCGATGTGGTGCTCGGTCTGGAGGCCGGCGCCGACGACTATGTCACCAAGCCGTTCGACGGTGCGGTGCTGGTCGCCCGGATCCGTGCCGTGCTGCGCCGCTTCGGTCACGCCAGCGGGCCGGACCGGGGCGGGGCCGCGGCGGCCGAGGCGGACGATCCCGCCGAGGCGGTGCTGCGGTTCGGTGATCTGGAGGTCGACACCGAGGGCATGGAGGTGCGCAAGGGCGGCCGGAATGTCGCGCTGACGCCCACCGAGATGCGGCTGCTGCTGGAGTTCTCGAACGCGCCGGGCACGGTCCTCTCGCGCGACCGGCTGCTGGAGCGGGTCTGGGACTACGGCTGGGGCGGTGACACCCGCGTGGTCGACGTCCATGTCCAGCGGCTGCGCGGCAAGATCGGCCAGGACCGGATCGAGACGGTCCGCGGCTTCGGATACAAGCTGAGAGGCTGA
- a CDS encoding SigE family RNA polymerase sigma factor, which translates to MTAGTVNVGKRKRIGGVEMATSGGKVLDFEEYVRTRQEALLRSARRLVPDPVDAQDLLQTALVRTYGRWDGIADKSLADAYLRRVMINTRTEWWRARKLEEVPTEQLPDASVDDGTEQRADRALLMDILGVLAPKQRSVVVLRHWEQMSTEETAAALGMSTGTVKSTLHRALARLRQELQMRDIDARMLERGERERERCAA; encoded by the coding sequence ATGACTGCCGGCACGGTCAACGTGGGGAAACGAAAGCGGATCGGAGGCGTCGAGATGGCGACCAGCGGCGGCAAGGTACTGGACTTCGAAGAGTACGTTCGTACGCGGCAGGAGGCCCTGCTGCGGAGCGCCCGGCGCCTCGTGCCCGATCCGGTCGACGCTCAGGATCTGCTGCAGACCGCGCTGGTCCGCACCTACGGCCGCTGGGACGGCATCGCGGACAAGTCGCTGGCCGACGCCTACCTCCGCCGCGTCATGATCAACACCCGGACGGAGTGGTGGCGGGCGCGCAAGCTGGAGGAGGTGCCCACCGAGCAGCTCCCGGACGCGAGCGTGGACGACGGCACCGAGCAGCGCGCGGACCGTGCCCTGCTGATGGACATCCTGGGGGTGCTGGCCCCGAAGCAGCGCAGCGTCGTGGTGCTGCGGCACTGGGAGCAGATGAGCACGGAGGAGACCGCGGCGGCGCTGGGGATGTCGACGGGTACCGTCAAGAGCACGCTGCACCGTGCGCTGGCGCGGCTGCGTCAGGAGCTTCAGATGCGCGACATCGACGCCCGGATGCTGGAGCGCGGCGAGCGGGAGCGGGAGCGGTGCGCGGCCTGA
- a CDS encoding A/G-specific adenine glycosylase: MTSTPVTTTATTAAAETASAADAAAEAADGTALHGPVTDWFDEHARDLPWRRPEAGAWGVMVSEFMLQQTPVSRVLPVYEQWLARWPRPADLAAEAPGEAVRAWGRLGYPRRALRLHAAASAIQERHGGDVPREHGQLLALPGVGEYTAAAVASFAYGQRHAVLDTNVRRVFARAVAGRQYPPNATTAAERKLARALLPEDEQLAARWAAATMELGALLCTARTPECHRCPIAAQCAWRQAGSPVHDGPPRRTQTYAGTDRQVRGKLLAVLREAVAPVPQQVLDAVWDEPVQRARALDGLVSDGLVEPLAGGRYRLPLT; this comes from the coding sequence ATGACTTCGACGCCTGTCACCACCACTGCCACGACCGCCGCCGCCGAGACCGCTTCCGCCGCCGACGCGGCCGCGGAAGCCGCCGACGGGACCGCGCTGCACGGCCCGGTCACCGACTGGTTCGACGAGCACGCCCGCGATCTGCCCTGGCGCCGCCCCGAAGCGGGCGCCTGGGGTGTGATGGTGAGCGAGTTCATGTTGCAGCAGACCCCGGTCAGCAGAGTGCTGCCGGTGTACGAGCAGTGGCTGGCCCGCTGGCCGCGCCCCGCCGACCTGGCCGCCGAGGCGCCGGGCGAGGCGGTCCGGGCCTGGGGCCGGCTCGGCTATCCGCGCCGCGCGCTGCGGCTGCACGCCGCCGCGTCCGCGATACAGGAGCGGCACGGCGGCGACGTGCCGCGTGAGCACGGCCAGTTGCTGGCGCTGCCCGGCGTCGGTGAGTACACGGCCGCCGCGGTCGCGTCCTTCGCGTACGGGCAGCGGCACGCGGTGCTGGACACCAATGTGCGCCGGGTGTTCGCCCGTGCGGTGGCCGGCCGCCAGTACCCGCCGAACGCCACCACCGCTGCGGAGCGCAAGCTCGCCCGTGCGCTGCTGCCCGAGGACGAGCAGCTGGCGGCGCGCTGGGCGGCGGCCACGATGGAGCTGGGTGCGCTGCTGTGCACGGCGCGTACGCCGGAGTGTCACCGTTGCCCGATCGCGGCGCAGTGCGCGTGGCGGCAGGCCGGGTCGCCGGTGCACGACGGTCCGCCGCGGCGTACGCAGACCTACGCCGGTACCGACCGGCAGGTGCGCGGCAAGCTGCTGGCCGTGCTGCGGGAGGCGGTCGCACCGGTGCCGCAGCAGGTGCTGGACGCAGTGTGGGACGAGCCGGTGCAGCGGGCGCGGGCGCTGGACGGGCTGGTCTCGGACGGCCTGGTCGAGCCGCTGGCCGGAGGCCGGTACCGGCTGCCGCTGACGTAG
- a CDS encoding NAD-dependent epimerase/dehydratase family protein, whose protein sequence is MKLLMLGGTEFVGRAVAEAALARGWEVTVFHRGKHAPPEGAAALHGDRGSGAGLAALEVGEWDAVVDTWSGAPSAVRDTARLLAGRVGRYAYVSSNSVYAFPPTPPYDEQAPVVAGSPDATDAEDYAQAKRGGELAVTGAFGDRALLLRAGLILGPYENIGRLPWWLTRIARGGPVLAPGPRELALQYIDVRDLAAWTLDALEAGRGGAYNLVSEVGHATMGEFLESCVTVTGADAELRWTAPADVLAAGIAPWIELPLWLAAGELEDALYGADVSKARADGLRCRPIGETVADTWAWLQDIGGVAPQRPDRPVVGLPPEKEAAVLRG, encoded by the coding sequence ATGAAGCTACTGATGCTGGGTGGTACGGAGTTCGTGGGGCGGGCGGTTGCCGAGGCGGCGCTGGCGCGGGGGTGGGAGGTGACGGTGTTCCACCGGGGGAAGCACGCTCCGCCGGAGGGGGCGGCGGCGCTGCACGGTGACCGTGGGAGCGGGGCGGGGCTCGCGGCTCTGGAGGTGGGGGAGTGGGACGCCGTCGTCGACACCTGGAGCGGTGCGCCGTCGGCGGTGCGGGACACGGCACGGCTGCTGGCCGGGCGGGTCGGGAGGTATGCGTACGTCTCCAGCAACTCGGTGTACGCCTTCCCGCCCACGCCCCCGTACGACGAGCAGGCCCCGGTGGTGGCGGGCTCCCCCGATGCCACCGACGCCGAGGACTATGCGCAGGCCAAGCGGGGCGGTGAGCTGGCCGTGACCGGGGCGTTCGGGGACCGGGCGCTGCTGTTGCGTGCGGGGCTGATCCTCGGGCCGTACGAGAACATCGGGCGGCTGCCGTGGTGGCTGACCCGGATCGCCCGCGGGGGCCCGGTTCTCGCGCCGGGGCCGCGGGAGTTGGCGCTCCAGTACATCGACGTCCGGGATCTCGCCGCATGGACGCTCGACGCGCTGGAGGCGGGGCGCGGTGGTGCGTACAACCTGGTGAGCGAGGTCGGGCACGCCACGATGGGGGAGTTCCTGGAGAGTTGTGTGACGGTCACCGGCGCGGATGCGGAGCTGCGCTGGACCGCTCCGGCGGATGTCCTCGCCGCCGGTATCGCGCCCTGGATCGAGCTACCGCTCTGGCTCGCGGCCGGCGAGCTGGAGGATGCGCTCTACGGTGCCGATGTGTCCAAGGCCCGTGCGGACGGGCTGCGTTGCCGTCCCATCGGCGAGACGGTCGCCGATACCTGGGCCTGGCTCCAGGACATCGGCGGGGTGGCGCCGCAGCGGCCGGACCGGCCGGTGGTGGGGCTGCCGCCGGAGAAGGAGGCCGCCGTCCTGCGGGGGTGA
- a CDS encoding GAF domain-containing sensor histidine kinase — protein MRSLLDAVMGLGRGLELPQVLGGIVEAAVDLTDAEYGALGVVGDGQRLSQFLPVGMSEELIASIGPLPCGRGILGELIRHPEPLRLTDLSRHPRSYGFPAHHPPMRTFLGVPVRVRDEVFGNLYLTEKRGGGSFDADDEAVVTTLSIAAGVAIDNARMYHESRRRERWLEALGEITRSLLSGTEASQVLRLIAERAMEVAGADCAAVLLPVPSAPDRLTVAVAHGAGAGRIAGLTVPVEGSLPGTAARTGQPVVSADLRSDPRAHPLGAGTGADEEYGPAVAVPLQVDIGRGALRLCRLAGRPAFDETEARLISGFADQAVIALELGRRRAESEELAVFHDRDRIARDLHDLAIQRLFATGITLQSATRLIDRPEAAERVGRAVDDLDTTIKIIRSTIFELRTAGDGADTAGLRRGLTDAVRTAARTLGFTPSLRIDGPADTNVPDDLAGHLLAVTAEALSNAARHARARRLDVALTVADEVTLTVVDDGVGVGAARHTGGLANMRARAELHGGRLTVECPEAGGTRIVWRVPLPG, from the coding sequence ATGCGCAGTCTGCTCGACGCGGTGATGGGGCTGGGGCGGGGGCTGGAGTTGCCGCAGGTGCTCGGGGGCATCGTGGAGGCGGCGGTCGACCTCACCGATGCGGAGTACGGCGCGCTCGGTGTGGTCGGTGACGGGCAGCGGCTCTCGCAGTTCCTGCCGGTGGGGATGTCCGAGGAGCTCATCGCGTCGATCGGCCCGTTACCGTGCGGCCGGGGCATCCTCGGTGAGCTCATCCGCCATCCGGAGCCGCTGCGGCTCACCGATCTGTCCCGTCATCCGCGCAGTTACGGGTTTCCCGCGCACCATCCGCCGATGCGGACGTTCCTCGGGGTGCCGGTCCGGGTGCGTGACGAGGTGTTCGGCAATCTCTACCTGACCGAGAAGCGGGGCGGAGGGTCGTTCGACGCCGATGACGAGGCGGTGGTGACGACGCTGTCGATCGCGGCGGGGGTGGCGATCGACAACGCCCGGATGTACCACGAGAGCCGCCGCCGGGAGCGCTGGCTGGAGGCGCTGGGCGAGATCACCCGGAGCCTGTTGTCCGGTACGGAGGCGAGTCAGGTGCTGCGGTTGATCGCCGAGCGGGCCATGGAGGTCGCGGGTGCCGATTGTGCGGCGGTGCTGCTGCCGGTGCCGTCGGCGCCGGACCGGCTGACGGTGGCGGTGGCGCACGGCGCGGGCGCCGGCCGGATCGCGGGGCTGACGGTGCCGGTCGAGGGGTCGCTGCCGGGTACGGCGGCGCGTACGGGGCAGCCGGTGGTCAGCGCCGATTTACGGAGCGATCCGCGGGCGCATCCGCTGGGGGCGGGCACCGGGGCGGACGAGGAGTACGGTCCGGCGGTCGCCGTGCCGCTCCAGGTCGACATCGGGCGCGGGGCGCTGCGGCTGTGCCGGCTGGCGGGTCGGCCGGCGTTCGACGAGACCGAGGCGAGGCTGATTTCGGGCTTTGCCGATCAGGCCGTGATCGCCCTGGAACTGGGCCGGCGGCGGGCCGAGTCGGAGGAGCTGGCGGTCTTCCACGACCGGGACCGCATCGCCCGGGATCTGCATGATCTGGCCATTCAGCGGCTGTTCGCCACCGGGATCACGTTGCAGAGCGCGACCCGGCTGATCGACCGGCCCGAGGCGGCGGAGCGGGTCGGGCGGGCGGTCGACGATCTGGACACCACCATCAAGATCATCCGGTCCACCATCTTCGAACTGCGCACGGCCGGGGACGGTGCCGACACTGCGGGCCTGCGCCGTGGACTCACCGACGCCGTGCGCACGGCGGCGCGCACGCTCGGCTTCACCCCGTCGCTGCGGATCGACGGCCCGGCGGACACCAACGTCCCCGACGACCTGGCCGGGCACCTGCTGGCGGTGACCGCGGAGGCCCTCAGCAACGCCGCCCGGCACGCCCGCGCCCGGCGCCTCGATGTCGCCCTGACGGTGGCGGACGAGGTGACGCTGACGGTCGTGGACGACGGGGTGGGGGTGGGCGCCGCGCGGCATACCGGGGGCCTGGCCAATATGCGGGCGCGGGCCGAGCTGCACGGGGGCCGGCTGACGGTCGAGTGCCCGGAGGCGGGCGGTACCCGGATCGTGTGGCGGGTTCCGCTGCCGGGCTGA
- a CDS encoding response regulator transcription factor, with protein sequence MNLHPAPAAPLRVFILDDHEVVRRGVRDLLEAEEDIEVVGEAGDRRQALARVPAARPQVAVLDVRLGGGDGPGGDHEGIEVCRELRARMPELACLMLTSFDDDEALFDAIMAGAAGYVLKQINGSGLVHAVRTVAAGESMLDPRTASRVMARLRGPHETTPEAPPSELDRLSPRERQVLELIGEGLTNRQIADRLFLAEKTVKNRVSAILAKLGVGRRVQAAMVAERFREQRG encoded by the coding sequence ATGAACCTGCACCCCGCACCCGCCGCGCCGCTGCGCGTCTTCATCCTCGACGACCACGAGGTGGTCCGGCGCGGGGTGCGGGACCTCCTCGAAGCGGAGGAGGACATCGAGGTCGTGGGCGAGGCGGGCGACCGCCGGCAGGCCCTCGCACGGGTACCGGCCGCCCGCCCGCAGGTGGCGGTGCTCGACGTCCGCCTCGGCGGCGGCGACGGCCCCGGCGGCGACCACGAAGGCATCGAGGTCTGCCGGGAGTTGCGCGCCCGGATGCCGGAGCTGGCCTGCCTGATGCTGACCTCGTTCGACGACGACGAAGCGCTCTTCGACGCCATCATGGCGGGGGCCGCCGGCTACGTCCTCAAGCAGATCAACGGCTCCGGCCTGGTGCACGCGGTGCGCACGGTCGCGGCGGGCGAATCCATGCTGGACCCGCGCACGGCGTCCCGGGTGATGGCGCGGCTGCGCGGCCCCCACGAGACGACGCCCGAGGCACCGCCGTCGGAGCTGGACCGGCTCTCGCCCCGGGAACGGCAGGTGCTGGAGCTGATCGGCGAGGGGCTGACCAACCGGCAGATCGCCGACCGGCTGTTCCTCGCGGAGAAGACCGTCAAGAACCGCGTCTCCGCCATCCTCGCCAAGCTGGGAGTGGGCCGCCGCGTCCAGGCGGCGATGGTCGCCGAACGCTTCCGGGAACAGCGGGGCTGA
- a CDS encoding globin domain-containing protein — protein sequence MHAFTGTVGNEYHALLARHDAMRLRRRMLGQDRAPGPDLARAVPYDGAADQRLIVRHLPLVTPFDELIGRLYDEMFARWPSLRRLFPASMEFQRSHLARAFRYLIENLDRPDEVAAFFTRLGRDHRKLGVRPVHYETFEAALCVALRKSAGPGWSEAAEQAWVRMLRFAVAAMVDGAEATLAEPAYWRGTVVGHELRRPDLAVLRVRTDEPYPYRAGQYAAVESPLLPQAWRQYSLACAPRPVRELEFHVRQTGAGGVSEALVAHTRVGDTLRLGPAQGTMTLDDDPARELLMVAGGTGWAPVKALLEELAGRRGGGGGPTLPAVREPRGVQLFLGARSRDELYDARVLARWAERHRWLHVVPVLDEGAGAGGRGPVAEAVARRGGWAGHLAFVSGPPAMVGATLARLTAAGLPAGQVRYDPVLDSPAA from the coding sequence ATGCATGCCTTTACGGGCACCGTCGGCAACGAGTACCACGCACTGCTGGCCCGGCACGACGCGATGCGGCTGCGGCGGCGGATGCTGGGCCAGGACCGTGCGCCGGGGCCGGACTTGGCGCGGGCGGTGCCCTACGACGGCGCCGCCGACCAGCGGCTGATCGTCCGCCATCTGCCGCTGGTGACCCCCTTCGACGAGCTGATCGGCCGTCTCTACGACGAGATGTTCGCGCGGTGGCCGTCCCTGCGGCGGCTGTTTCCCGCGTCGATGGAGTTCCAGCGGTCCCATCTGGCCCGCGCCTTCCGCTACTTGATCGAGAATCTGGACCGCCCGGACGAGGTGGCCGCGTTCTTCACCCGGCTCGGCCGGGACCACCGCAAGCTCGGGGTGCGGCCGGTGCACTACGAGACGTTCGAGGCGGCCCTGTGCGTGGCGCTGCGGAAGTCGGCGGGGCCGGGCTGGAGCGAGGCGGCGGAGCAGGCGTGGGTGCGGATGCTGCGGTTCGCCGTGGCGGCCATGGTCGACGGCGCGGAGGCCACGCTCGCCGAACCGGCGTACTGGCGGGGCACGGTGGTCGGCCATGAGCTGCGCCGCCCGGACCTCGCGGTGCTGCGGGTGCGGACCGACGAGCCGTATCCGTACCGGGCGGGCCAGTACGCCGCCGTCGAGTCCCCGCTGCTGCCGCAGGCCTGGCGGCAGTACTCCCTCGCGTGCGCTCCGCGGCCGGTGCGCGAGCTGGAGTTCCATGTGCGGCAGACCGGCGCCGGAGGGGTCAGTGAGGCGCTGGTGGCGCACACCCGGGTCGGGGACACCCTGCGCCTGGGGCCCGCGCAGGGGACGATGACGCTCGACGACGACCCCGCGCGCGAGCTGCTGATGGTGGCGGGCGGCACGGGGTGGGCCCCGGTCAAGGCGCTGCTGGAGGAGCTGGCCGGGCGCCGGGGCGGCGGCGGTGGGCCCACCCTGCCGGCGGTGCGGGAGCCGCGTGGGGTGCAGCTGTTCCTGGGCGCCCGCAGCCGCGACGAGCTGTATGACGCGCGGGTGCTGGCCCGGTGGGCGGAGCGCCATCGGTGGCTGCATGTGGTGCCGGTGCTCGACGAGGGCGCCGGAGCGGGCGGCCGCGGCCCGGTGGCGGAGGCGGTGGCCCGCCGTGGGGGCTGGGCCGGGCACCTCGCCTTCGTCAGCGGTCCGCCCGCGATGGTCGGCGCCACCCTGGCGCGGCTGACCGCGGCCGGCCTGCCCGCCGGGCAGGTCCGGTACGACCCGGTTCTGGACTCCCCGGCCGCCTGA
- a CDS encoding pyridoxamine 5'-phosphate oxidase family protein, protein MSSRPGAGVPRAGGAGTAGPRHSTPLHRAEALRLLGSVSLGRIVFTQDALPAIRPVNHLLDRGEIIIRTQEGASIATATRQAGMEGVVVAYEADTIDPVTHVGWCVVVTGYCRPVTDPRDLAYYRELLHPWTEGQREHALRIRPDLVTGLRLTAALPASATGSRP, encoded by the coding sequence ATGTCGTCCCGGCCGGGTGCCGGAGTGCCCAGGGCGGGCGGGGCCGGGACCGCGGGGCCCCGGCACAGCACCCCGCTGCACCGTGCGGAGGCGCTGCGGCTGCTCGGCAGTGTGTCGCTGGGCCGGATCGTCTTCACCCAGGACGCGCTGCCGGCCATCCGCCCCGTCAACCACCTGCTGGACCGGGGCGAGATCATCATCCGGACGCAGGAGGGCGCGTCGATCGCCACCGCGACCCGGCAGGCCGGCATGGAGGGCGTCGTCGTCGCCTACGAGGCGGACACCATCGACCCCGTGACGCACGTCGGCTGGTGCGTGGTGGTCACCGGCTACTGCCGGCCGGTCACCGATCCGCGCGACCTGGCGTACTACCGGGAGCTGTTGCACCCCTGGACGGAGGGGCAGCGGGAACACGCCCTGCGCATCCGCCCCGACCTCGTCACGGGCCTCCGGCTCACCGCCGCGCTCCCCGCATCCGCCACCGGGTCCCGCCCCTGA